Proteins co-encoded in one Flavivirga eckloniae genomic window:
- a CDS encoding cbb3-type cytochrome c oxidase N-terminal domain-containing protein, with translation MRKLIPSWIRVPIAFFFIFGVVEFFVDSGDKPAFIEYPIVLLFLFLVLLILIAIEAIVAALENIMIHKLDEEAKARFLAEKEKQYQFTWLSNIYKKLLGQKPLEEEGEIILDHNYDGIKELDNNLPPWWLYGFYISIIFAVIYLFKYHVFNGDNQFDELETELAEAREAIEAYKKTAKDLVDINTVTMLTDAADLNAGKKIFETTCVACHMADGGGGIGPNLTDQNWILGGGIKNVFRTVSEGGRSGKGMIAWKQQLKPLQIAQVSSYVLTLQGTTPANPKAPEGDVWVDENAPVQETNTTQTDSLATTAVN, from the coding sequence ATGAGAAAATTAATCCCATCTTGGATAAGAGTTCCTATAGCATTCTTTTTCATCTTCGGAGTTGTAGAGTTCTTCGTAGATTCAGGAGATAAACCTGCATTTATAGAATATCCAATAGTTCTACTTTTCCTTTTCTTAGTACTGCTAATTTTAATAGCCATTGAAGCTATTGTTGCAGCATTGGAAAACATTATGATTCATAAATTAGACGAAGAAGCCAAAGCACGTTTTTTAGCAGAAAAGGAAAAACAATACCAGTTTACCTGGCTAAGTAACATTTACAAAAAGCTTCTGGGACAAAAGCCTCTTGAAGAAGAAGGCGAAATTATATTGGATCATAATTACGATGGTATAAAAGAGTTAGATAATAACTTACCACCATGGTGGCTGTACGGCTTTTACATCTCAATTATTTTTGCTGTTATTTATTTATTTAAGTACCACGTTTTTAATGGAGATAACCAATTTGATGAATTAGAAACCGAATTAGCCGAAGCCAGAGAAGCTATTGAAGCTTATAAAAAAACAGCTAAAGATTTAGTTGATATTAACACCGTTACTATGCTTACCGATGCAGCAGATTTAAACGCAGGTAAGAAAATTTTCGAAACGACATGTGTGGCCTGTCATATGGCAGACGGTGGTGGTGGTATTGGTCCAAATTTAACAGACCAAAACTGGATTTTAGGCGGTGGTATAAAAAATGTTTTTAGAACCGTATCCGAAGGAGGTCGTTCTGGTAAGGGTATGATCGCCTGGAAACAACAATTAAAGCCGTTGCAAATAGCACAAGTATCTAGTTATGTGTTAACACTACAAGGCACAACACCAGCTAATCCTAAGGCTCCTGAAGGCGATGTATGGGTAGATGAAAATGCACCTGTGCAGGAAACCAACACCACCCA
- a CDS encoding CcoQ/FixQ family Cbb3-type cytochrome c oxidase assembly chaperone: MLKFVKNHMESISDVEIYPIISLLIFFIFFVALFWWVITAKKDYINTVSNIPLDNQNDDIS; the protein is encoded by the coding sequence ATGTTAAAATTTGTAAAAAATCATATGGAGAGTATCTCAGATGTGGAAATATATCCAATCATCTCACTACTCATCTTTTTTATATTTTTTGTAGCACTTTTTTGGTGGGTTATTACAGCTAAAAAAGACTACATAAATACCGTAAGCAACATTCCTTTAGACAACCAAAACGACGATATATCATGA
- the ccoN gene encoding cytochrome-c oxidase, cbb3-type subunit I, which yields MEMQQFHYDNKIVKNFLYATMLWGVVGMLVGLLLAFMFLFPNLTDGISWLSFGRLRPLHTNAVIFAFVGNAIFAGVYYSTQRLLKARMFNDTLSKINFWGWQLIIVGAAITLPLGYTTSKEYAELEWPFDIAIAIVWVVFGWNLIGTILKRRQRHLYVAIWFYIATFVTVAVLHIFNSLELPVSALKSYSVYAGVQDALVQWWYGHNAVAFFLTTPFLGLMYYFVPKAANRPVYSYRLSIVHFWSLIFIYIWAGPHHLLYTALPEWAQNLGVAFSVMLLMPSWGGMINGLLTLRGAWDKVRTDPVLKFMVVAITGYGMATFEGPTLSLKNVNAIAHFTDWIIAHVHVGALAWNGFLTFGMIYYLVPKLFKTKLFSVGLANLHFWVGTLGIIMYALPMYVAGFTQASMWKQFNPDGTLTYGNFLETVTEIMPMYWMRAIGGTLFIIGMLIMVYNVIVTIKQGSKVENELAEAPALERVTKKRTASEGWHTWLERRPIQLTILATIAILIGGVVQIVPTIMVKSNIPTIASVKPYTPLELEGRDIYIREGCVGCHSQMIRPFRSEVERYGEYSKAGEYVYDHPFLWGSKRTGPDLHRLGGKYSDNWHFNHMYDPQSTSSGSIMPRYPWLITGPSSELDKSQTEAKMRTMVSLGVPYTEEDITTAQQNMLEQGTQIEKNLYTDPDFAETYEADKKYASENGENFVEMKNREIVALIAYLQRLGTDIKVETAQN from the coding sequence ATGGAAATGCAGCAATTTCATTACGATAATAAAATCGTTAAAAATTTCTTATACGCCACCATGCTTTGGGGCGTTGTGGGTATGTTGGTAGGACTGCTACTGGCATTTATGTTTTTATTCCCTAATCTAACCGACGGTATTTCATGGCTAAGCTTTGGTCGATTAAGACCATTACACACCAATGCCGTTATTTTTGCTTTTGTTGGTAATGCCATTTTTGCGGGAGTTTACTACTCTACGCAACGTTTACTAAAGGCGAGAATGTTTAATGACACCTTAAGCAAAATTAACTTTTGGGGATGGCAACTTATTATTGTAGGTGCTGCAATTACGCTACCTTTAGGTTATACAACATCAAAAGAATATGCCGAACTAGAATGGCCTTTTGATATTGCTATTGCAATTGTATGGGTCGTATTCGGTTGGAATTTAATAGGTACCATTCTAAAAAGAAGACAGCGCCATTTATATGTTGCTATTTGGTTTTATATAGCCACGTTTGTTACTGTTGCTGTACTTCATATATTTAATAGTTTAGAATTACCGGTTAGTGCCTTAAAAAGTTACTCGGTCTATGCCGGGGTTCAGGATGCTCTGGTACAATGGTGGTACGGACACAATGCCGTGGCTTTCTTTTTAACCACACCATTCTTAGGGTTAATGTATTATTTTGTTCCTAAAGCCGCTAACAGACCTGTTTACTCTTATAGACTATCGATCGTCCACTTCTGGTCGTTGATCTTTATATATATCTGGGCAGGACCTCACCATTTACTATATACAGCATTACCAGAATGGGCTCAAAACTTAGGTGTAGCGTTTTCTGTAATGCTATTAATGCCTTCTTGGGGAGGTATGATAAACGGACTTTTAACTTTACGAGGAGCCTGGGATAAAGTACGTACAGACCCTGTTTTAAAATTCATGGTTGTAGCCATTACAGGTTACGGTATGGCAACCTTTGAAGGGCCTACCCTATCACTTAAAAACGTTAATGCCATTGCCCACTTTACCGATTGGATTATCGCTCACGTACACGTAGGAGCCTTGGCATGGAACGGGTTTTTAACGTTTGGTATGATTTATTATTTAGTACCTAAGTTATTTAAAACAAAACTATTTTCAGTTGGGTTAGCAAACCTTCACTTTTGGGTTGGCACACTTGGAATTATAATGTATGCCTTACCTATGTACGTTGCAGGATTCACACAAGCAAGTATGTGGAAACAGTTTAACCCAGATGGTACACTAACCTATGGTAACTTTTTAGAAACTGTTACGGAAATTATGCCTATGTATTGGATGCGTGCCATTGGAGGAACACTTTTCATTATAGGTATGCTCATTATGGTTTACAATGTTATTGTAACCATTAAACAAGGTAGTAAAGTTGAAAACGAATTAGCAGAAGCGCCTGCATTAGAGCGTGTAACTAAAAAACGTACAGCAAGCGAAGGATGGCACACTTGGTTAGAACGCAGACCAATTCAATTAACCATTTTAGCTACGATTGCTATTTTAATTGGTGGTGTCGTGCAGATTGTACCGACTATAATGGTTAAATCCAATATTCCAACCATAGCAAGCGTAAAACCATATACGCCGCTCGAATTAGAAGGACGAGATATTTACATCCGTGAAGGTTGTGTAGGCTGTCATTCACAAATGATTCGTCCTTTTAGAAGTGAAGTAGAACGCTACGGCGAATACTCGAAAGCCGGAGAATATGTTTACGATCATCCATTCCTTTGGGGAAGTAAACGTACCGGACCAGACTTACATAGGTTAGGTGGTAAATATTCAGATAACTGGCACTTTAATCACATGTACGACCCACAAAGTACATCATCAGGATCGATCATGCCGCGTTATCCATGGTTAATCACAGGACCATCCAGTGAGTTAGATAAATCGCAAACCGAAGCTAAAATGCGAACCATGGTGTCTTTAGGTGTTCCTTATACCGAAGAAGACATAACCACTGCACAACAAAATATGTTGGAACAAGGAACTCAAATAGAAAAGAACCTTTATACAGACCCAGATTTTGCAGAGACCTACGAAGCAGATAAAAAATACGCTTCAGAAAACGGTGAAAACTTCGTTGAAATGAAAAACAGAGAGATTGTTGCTCTTATTGCATATTTACAACGTTTAGGAACCGATATTAAAGTAGAAACGGCTCAGAATTAA
- the ccoS gene encoding cbb3-type cytochrome oxidase assembly protein CcoS, protein MSVIYILLAISIIVAVVFFIAFIMAVKKGQYDDSYTPSVRMLFEDELIKENSEKTILTKKD, encoded by the coding sequence ATGAGTGTTATATATATTTTATTAGCTATAAGTATAATTGTAGCTGTGGTTTTTTTTATAGCCTTTATCATGGCAGTAAAGAAAGGACAGTATGACGATAGCTATACGCCTTCCGTAAGAATGTTATTTGAAGATGAACTTATAAAAGAAAATTCCGAAAAAACGATACTAACCAAAAAAGATTAA
- a CDS encoding heavy metal translocating P-type ATPase has protein sequence MDNNTCFHCGLDATSSTITFDDKSFCCNGCKTVYEIFSVNDLTCYYDLQQAPGATPKDIEGKYNFLDNIKIVEQLLEFNNDDTQIVTLYIPHIHCSSCIWILENLNKLNPSVNSSIVNFGKKNVRVTYNSESLTLKNLVTLLSSIGYEPFISLDDYTVGKKHIDRSLIYKLGIAGFAFGNVMFLSFPEYFQVDGFWIEKYKHLFRWLMFFFSLPVVLYSAQDYFISAFKGLRSKILNIDVPIALGVLVLFIRSSTEIIFDAGSGFFDSLTGLIFFLLLGKFFQQKTYTFLSFERDYKSYFPIGITKITNEGTEEPIQVYDIEKGNRLLIRNEELIPVDCILIKGRARIDYSFVTGESKIVSKQSGDKLFAGGKQLDGSIEVDVLKSVEQSYLTQLWSNDVFKKDKELSFTNITNSISKRFTVTILVIALLATSFWLLTDSSKALNVFTSVLIIACPCAIALSAPFTFGNILRILGKKKFYLKNASVIEQLAKINTVIFDKTGTITANKETSINYEGTTLSLAEENLLKSTLRGSNHPLSRSLYNILDKHDIHTLDTYEEFLGKGIEAKYKDHNIKIGSAPFVGLANDTATLNTAVHVSTNNIYKGKFTFYNAYRQGISLLFNTLKKEYDLVILSGDNAGEKENLTKLLPTKTKLLFNQKPEDKLEYIKYHQNEGANILMVGDGLNDAGALAQSNVGIAISENVNVFSPACDAILDASKFNQLYNYIKISKSAINIIKWSFLLSFIYNIIGLYFAVTGQLAPVVAAILMPLSSISIVAFTTVTTNILGRKLE, from the coding sequence ATGGACAACAACACATGTTTTCATTGTGGGTTAGATGCAACGTCCTCTACAATTACATTTGATGATAAATCATTTTGTTGTAATGGTTGTAAAACTGTTTACGAAATTTTTTCTGTAAACGATTTAACCTGTTATTACGATTTACAACAAGCACCCGGTGCAACTCCTAAGGATATAGAGGGTAAATACAACTTTTTAGATAATATTAAAATTGTTGAACAACTGCTGGAATTTAATAATGACGATACACAAATCGTTACCTTGTACATTCCGCATATACATTGTAGTTCGTGCATCTGGATTCTTGAAAATTTAAACAAATTAAATCCATCGGTTAACTCATCCATTGTTAATTTTGGCAAAAAAAATGTGCGGGTTACCTATAACAGTGAATCCCTTACACTAAAGAATCTGGTAACTTTATTGAGTAGTATTGGTTACGAACCTTTTATAAGTCTAGACGATTATACCGTTGGCAAAAAACACATTGACCGTTCTTTAATATACAAGCTGGGAATTGCTGGTTTTGCCTTCGGAAATGTTATGTTTTTATCATTTCCAGAATACTTTCAAGTAGATGGGTTTTGGATAGAAAAGTACAAACATTTATTTAGATGGCTTATGTTTTTCTTTTCTCTGCCTGTAGTGCTTTATTCTGCACAAGATTATTTTATTTCTGCCTTTAAAGGGCTTCGGTCTAAAATCTTAAACATAGATGTTCCTATCGCTTTAGGAGTTTTAGTCTTGTTTATAAGAAGTTCTACAGAAATAATTTTTGATGCCGGTTCCGGCTTTTTCGATAGTTTAACAGGACTTATATTCTTTCTATTACTAGGGAAATTTTTTCAACAAAAAACATATACGTTTTTATCTTTTGAACGTGATTACAAATCGTATTTCCCTATAGGCATCACAAAAATAACAAACGAAGGAACAGAAGAACCTATACAGGTATACGACATCGAAAAAGGCAATCGATTACTCATTAGAAATGAAGAGCTTATTCCTGTGGACTGTATTTTAATAAAAGGAAGGGCTCGCATTGATTATAGTTTTGTAACAGGCGAATCTAAAATAGTATCAAAACAATCAGGAGATAAACTTTTTGCAGGAGGAAAACAATTAGACGGCAGCATAGAAGTAGATGTATTAAAATCGGTAGAACAAAGTTATTTAACACAGCTTTGGAGCAACGATGTTTTTAAAAAAGACAAAGAATTATCATTTACAAACATTACCAATAGTATTAGTAAACGTTTCACGGTTACCATTTTAGTAATAGCACTATTGGCTACCTCTTTTTGGTTGTTAACAGATTCAAGTAAAGCATTAAATGTTTTTACCTCTGTACTAATTATTGCATGCCCCTGCGCTATTGCTTTGTCTGCTCCTTTTACTTTCGGAAACATATTACGTATTTTAGGAAAGAAAAAGTTCTATTTAAAAAACGCCAGCGTTATTGAGCAGTTGGCTAAAATAAATACGGTCATCTTTGATAAAACTGGCACCATAACTGCTAACAAAGAAACTTCAATAAATTATGAAGGCACAACACTTTCTTTAGCCGAAGAAAACTTATTAAAGAGCACATTACGAGGATCTAATCACCCGTTAAGCAGATCACTTTATAATATCTTAGACAAGCACGATATTCATACTTTAGATACTTATGAAGAGTTTTTAGGAAAAGGTATTGAAGCAAAATATAAAGACCATAATATAAAAATAGGATCAGCGCCTTTTGTTGGTCTGGCAAACGACACAGCTACATTAAACACAGCCGTTCATGTTAGCACCAATAACATATACAAAGGTAAATTTACGTTCTACAACGCCTACAGACAGGGAATCTCTCTACTATTCAATACCCTTAAAAAAGAGTATGATTTAGTAATTCTTTCCGGAGACAATGCCGGCGAAAAAGAGAACTTAACAAAACTACTTCCCACAAAAACCAAGTTACTTTTCAACCAAAAGCCCGAAGACAAACTGGAATACATAAAATACCACCAAAACGAGGGGGCCAATATATTAATGGTTGGCGACGGATTAAATGACGCTGGTGCATTAGCACAAAGTAACGTTGGTATAGCCATCTCAGAAAACGTGAATGTTTTCTCACCGGCCTGCGATGCTATTTTAGACGCCTCCAAATTCAATCAATTATACAATTACATAAAAATATCTAAATCCGCTATAAACATTATAAAATGGAGTTTTTTACTCTCTTTCATATACAACATTATCGGACTTTATTTTGCTGTAACCGGGCAATTGGCACCAGTTGTAGCAGCCATATTAATGCCACTCAGTTCAATTAGTATCGTGGCATTTACAACAGTAACAACAAATATTTTAGGTAGAAAACTAGAGTAA
- a CDS encoding Crp/Fnr family transcriptional regulator, with translation MGKCESCIIKQFNSLKSLTKDELVRISNCKTSYTIKKGTVIFEEGDAVNGVYCVKDGICKLSKLSENGKDQIVKMVVKGQLLGQRSLVSDENSNLQATALNDMEVCFIPKHEIMADLQKNPKFSFDVLKDMAHDLREADDIIVNMAQKSVRQRLAEALIYIHDSFGVNPDGTLSVLLSREDFANIVGTATESAIRVLSQFKKEGLISTIGKQIKIENKEGLKRIE, from the coding sequence ATGGGTAAGTGTGAATCTTGTATTATAAAGCAGTTCAATTCTCTTAAATCTCTGACTAAGGATGAGTTGGTAAGAATTTCAAACTGCAAAACATCGTATACAATAAAAAAAGGAACGGTTATTTTTGAAGAGGGAGATGCTGTAAATGGCGTTTATTGTGTTAAGGATGGTATCTGTAAGCTGTCTAAATTAAGTGAAAACGGTAAAGATCAAATTGTAAAAATGGTTGTTAAGGGCCAATTACTAGGTCAGCGTTCTCTGGTTAGCGACGAAAATTCCAATTTACAAGCTACAGCTTTAAACGATATGGAAGTCTGTTTTATTCCTAAACATGAAATCATGGCCGATCTTCAAAAGAATCCTAAGTTTTCCTTTGATGTATTAAAGGATATGGCTCATGATTTAAGAGAAGCGGACGATATTATTGTTAACATGGCTCAGAAATCTGTTAGACAACGTTTGGCTGAGGCATTAATTTATATACATGATAGTTTTGGAGTTAATCCAGATGGTACACTTAGTGTATTGTTGTCTCGAGAAGATTTTGCTAATATCGTTGGTACGGCAACAGAGTCTGCCATAAGAGTTTTATCCCAATTTAAAAAGGAAGGACTCATTTCTACTATTGGAAAACAAATTAAGATAGAAAATAAAGAAGGATTGAAACGAATTGAATAA
- a CDS encoding DUF6520 family protein, which translates to MNFKIFKIVLPVFTLMLAITTSVAFAPAENDAEHVGKITEGWIQNAAQPGKCGTAFINVSCQNAIPPNFEICTVTIAGKKEKLLDQHVGKCNILLYKYTPN; encoded by the coding sequence ATGAATTTTAAAATTTTTAAAATCGTTTTACCAGTATTTACTTTAATGTTAGCTATCACTACTTCAGTTGCTTTTGCTCCAGCTGAAAACGATGCAGAACATGTTGGCAAAATTACAGAAGGGTGGATTCAAAACGCAGCTCAACCGGGTAAGTGCGGTACAGCCTTTATTAATGTTTCCTGTCAAAATGCAATTCCTCCAAATTTTGAGATTTGTACAGTTACAATTGCAGGTAAAAAAGAGAAATTATTAGATCAACACGTAGGGAAGTGTAATATTCTCTTATATAAATACACGCCTAATTAA
- a CDS encoding S9 family peptidase, with translation MNKLVTLVLLVLFVSCKKENKTEEVALNLKEYTIEQFMDNEAVGGGSFSPDKSKLLISSNRSGIYNMYTVPTSGGDFTPITASDSSSVFAISYFPNDERMLYRADGNGDEIFHLYMRDTDGSISELTPDEGARASFNGWSHDGKSFTYSSNKRDKRFMDVYEMNIEDMTSKLIYQNDEGYNLNAISSDKNLLALSKTINTNDSDIFIYNRTDKSLTKINENQSSNFAQDFSLNNETLYYTTDDGAEFSYVMKYNATTGERQKVLEKSWDITGIYFTHNEKYMVSYINEDAKNVIEILDMASGKNIELPDFKNGSITSVGFSRDETMMRMYVGGSNSPSNLFTYNLATKEQHQLTDVLNKDIDAEHLVTAKVIRYKSFDGVEIPSIYYLPHQASVKNKVPALVLVHGGPGGQSRQNFRSLVQYLVNHGYAILAVNNRGSSGYGKTFFQMDDLNHGEKDLQDCVEGKKWLALQPEIDASKIGIMGGSYGGYMTMAALTYTPEEFAVGVNIYGVTNWIRTLKSIPPWWESFKDALYKELGNPHTADSIRLHKISPLFHTDKVTKPLIVLQGAKDPRVLQVESDEIVAGVRKNGVPVEYVLFEDEGHGFVKKENQIKAYSSILKFLDTYLKKENAPIDGEIPVKEIEAETAKQ, from the coding sequence TTGCTCTTAATTTAAAAGAGTACACAATTGAACAGTTCATGGATAATGAAGCTGTAGGTGGAGGGAGTTTTTCTCCAGACAAATCAAAATTATTGATATCGAGCAATCGATCTGGAATTTATAATATGTACACCGTTCCTACATCTGGTGGTGATTTTACGCCTATTACGGCTTCAGACTCATCATCGGTTTTTGCTATTTCTTACTTTCCAAACGACGAACGTATGTTATATAGAGCAGATGGAAATGGTGATGAAATCTTTCATTTATACATGCGAGATACCGATGGTTCGATCTCCGAACTAACACCAGATGAAGGCGCAAGAGCATCCTTTAATGGCTGGTCTCACGATGGAAAAAGCTTTACGTATAGTTCTAATAAAAGAGATAAGCGCTTTATGGATGTTTACGAAATGAACATTGAGGATATGACTTCTAAATTAATTTATCAAAACGATGAAGGCTATAATCTTAATGCTATTTCCAGCGACAAGAATCTTTTGGCTTTAAGTAAAACCATAAATACAAACGACAGCGATATTTTTATTTACAACAGAACTGATAAATCGCTCACAAAAATTAACGAAAACCAAAGCAGTAATTTTGCTCAGGATTTTTCTTTAAACAACGAAACGCTTTATTACACTACAGATGATGGCGCAGAATTCTCGTATGTTATGAAGTACAATGCCACTACCGGCGAAAGGCAAAAGGTTTTAGAAAAATCTTGGGATATAACTGGTATTTACTTTACCCATAACGAGAAGTACATGGTTAGTTATATAAACGAAGATGCCAAAAACGTTATAGAAATATTGGATATGGCTTCTGGTAAAAATATAGAACTCCCAGATTTTAAAAATGGAAGCATTACCAGTGTTGGTTTTTCCAGAGACGAAACCATGATGCGCATGTATGTTGGAGGTTCTAATAGTCCATCGAATTTATTCACTTACAATCTTGCGACCAAGGAGCAACATCAATTAACCGATGTACTTAATAAAGATATAGATGCAGAGCACTTAGTAACTGCCAAAGTAATTAGATATAAATCTTTTGACGGTGTAGAAATTCCTTCTATTTATTATTTACCGCATCAGGCTTCAGTAAAAAATAAAGTACCAGCTTTGGTTTTAGTACATGGTGGACCTGGAGGGCAAAGCAGACAAAACTTTAGATCTCTAGTACAATATCTGGTTAATCATGGTTATGCCATACTAGCCGTAAATAACCGTGGAAGCAGTGGTTATGGTAAAACATTTTTTCAAATGGATGATTTAAACCATGGCGAAAAAGACCTACAAGATTGCGTAGAAGGTAAAAAATGGTTAGCCTTACAACCCGAAATTGATGCTAGCAAAATTGGTATTATGGGCGGGTCTTACGGTGGATACATGACTATGGCTGCGTTAACCTATACTCCAGAAGAATTTGCCGTTGGGGTTAATATATATGGTGTAACAAACTGGATACGCACACTTAAAAGTATTCCACCATGGTGGGAATCATTTAAAGATGCGCTTTACAAAGAATTAGGAAATCCGCATACAGCAGACTCTATAAGACTACATAAAATATCGCCTTTATTCCACACCGATAAGGTAACCAAACCTTTAATCGTTTTACAAGGTGCTAAGGATCCTCGGGTTTTACAGGTAGAATCAGACGAAATCGTTGCTGGAGTTCGTAAAAATGGAGTACCTGTAGAATACGTTTTATTTGAAGATGAAGGTCATGGTTTTGTGAAAAAAGAAAACCAGATTAAAGCTTATAGCAGTATTCTTAAGTTTTTAGATACTTATCTTAAAAAGGAAAACGCACCTATAGATGGTGAAATTCCTGTAAAAGAAATTGAAGCTGAAACGGCAAAACAGTAA